In the genome of Rhodamnia argentea isolate NSW1041297 chromosome 3, ASM2092103v1, whole genome shotgun sequence, one region contains:
- the LOC125314019 gene encoding F-box protein At5g03100-like: protein MAETSVHGAIHRECSAPPLSRRDLISGLPDAMIHNIFSFLPIHDVVKTCVLSKRWRPTWTTATDLVFVGYDVYFEPPPDSPLFFPSIVDSVLSQFSSPTVKKFHLTRFMYDEADRPRIDLWLRFAVRRSVEDLRLRLSQRSRFFYVLPEFLYCFSRLVRLDVGKCCFSLDMTIWWPCLKVLSIEDAQLSDDFLGRIFRGCPVLESLVLSSCEGVNNIIIDSLCLKKLVLVSLGFGSYVKKLCAPHLLSLRVIGGNHAGFRLDDVSSLVEADLDFSVESRDPNSKGRDLLRHLLEKVRGVPTITTGGWCLQFQLHRESEERFNFDEEDFLCSRKGNFECLVKHLKRVEIVGCEAYVGESKHLLALIKFLLGDALVLEKLIIKAKLPPTPDGQKQLQVIQNVLSYQRASKNAEIVFDYHFK from the exons ATGGCGGAGACCTCCGTGCACGGCGCCATCCACCGCGAGTGCTCCGCTCCTCCTCTGAGCCGTAGGGACCTTATCAGCGGCTTGCCCGACGCCATGATCCACAACATCTTCTCTTTTCTGCCCATCCACGACGTCGTCAAGACCTGCGTCCTCTCCAAGCGCTGGCGGCCCACTTGGACCACCGCCACCGACCTTGTCTTCGTTGGATACGATGTATACTTTGAACCCCCGCCTGACAGTCCCTTGTTCTTCCCGTCCATTGTCGACAGCGTCCTGAGTCAGTTCTCCTCCCCCACGGTGAAGAAATTCCACCTCACCCGCTTCATGTACGACGAGGCCGACCGCCCCAGGATCGACCTATGGCTCCGGTTCGCGGTGCGGCGCTCCGTGGAGGATCTCCGCTTGCGGCTGTCTCAACGGTCGCGGTTTTTTTATGTACTGCCGGAGTTCTTGTATTGCTTCAGCCGGTTGGTGCGCCTGGACGTCGGTAAGTGCTGTTTCTCGTTGGATATGACTATTTGGTGGCCTTGTCTTAAGGTCTTGTCGATCGAAGATGCCCAGTTGAGTGATGATTTCCTCGGGCGAATCTTCAGGGGATGTCCTGTTTTGGAGTCCCTTGTGTTGTCCAGCTGCGAGGGCGTGAACAACATTATAATTGATTCGTTATGTTTGAAAAAGTTGGTGCTCGTTAGCCTCGGCTTTGGTTCTTACGTGAAGAAACTTTGCGCCCCGCATTTGCTTTCCTTGCGCGTAATAGGAGGGAATCATGCTGGGTTCAGACTTGACGACGTGTCTTCTTTGGTGGAAGCCGATTTAGATTTTTCCGTTGAAAGTCGGGATCCTAATTCCAAGGGCCGCGACTTGTTGAGGCATCTTCTTGAGAAGGTGCGCGGAGTTCCTACCATCACCACCGGCGGTTGGTGTTTGCAG TTTCAGCTTCATCGAGAATCTGAAGAACGTTTCAACTTTGAcgaagaagattttttgtgctcacggaaggggaactttgaatgtttggtgAAACATCTCAAAAGAGTTGAGATCGTCGGCTGTGAAGCTTATGTTGGTGAGTCGAAACATCTGCTCGCCCTAATTAAGTTCCTTCTTGGGGATGCACTTGTGCTGGAGAAGTTGATTATCAAGGCTAAATTGCCGCCCACACCAGATGgacaaaaacaacttcaagtgATCCAAAATGTGCTCAGCTATCAAAGAGCTTCCAAAAATGCTGAAATTGTCTTTGATTATCATTTCAAATAG
- the LOC125314020 gene encoding FBD-associated F-box protein At5g56370-like: MAGELHLHQDEILNPDYISGLPDPLIGHILSFMSTVDAVKTSVLSKRWHSAWTFNSSMDFFLRRGSSQRYSNFVDFVDGVLCTAPRVLSIAEDVEDVPFLLPNCKSLTLNARMHYRDFPGIAILLAISPNLEELSINADYVDYTWATVKCDEEEYCCQKLCVGLAQQLKTVEIVGLDTDCLELKWVLYLVKYLLGDALALEKWVLKAKRRHESREKLVNPGKLLEFYQQLLCLPRASTNAELILQGVQHDEQKGK; this comes from the exons ATGGCCGGCGAACTTCATCTCCATCAAGATGAAATCTTGAACCCCGACTACATCAGCGGATTACCCGACCCCCTAATCGGTCACATCCTGTCTTTCATGAGCACAGTTGATGCCGTCAAGACCAGCGTTTTGTCCAAGCGGTGGCATTCCGCTTGGACCTTCAACTCGTCCATGGATTTCTTTTTGCGTCGGGGCAGCAGCCAGCGGTATTCCAATTTTGTGGATTTCGTGGACGGGGTACTCTGCACCGCACCTCGG GTTCTATCAATTGCGGAAGACGTGGAAGATGTGCCGTTTTTGTTGCCAAATTGCAAGTCCCTAACTCTGAATGCGCGAATGCATTATCGGGATTTTCCTGGTATAGCGATCCTGCTGGCAATCTCGCCTAATTTGGAGGAGCTATCGATAAATGCTGATTATGTTGACTACACTTGGGCCACG GTCAAGTGTGATGAAGAGGAATATTGCTGTCAGAAGTTGTGTGTCGGTTTGGCTCAACAGCTAAAGACGGTTGAGATTGTTGGGTTAGACACTGACTGTCTAGAGCTGAAATGGGTGCTTTACTTGGTGAAGTATTTGCTGGGTGATGCACTCGCATTGGAGAAGTGGGTCCTGAAAGCTAAACGACGGCATGAATCGAGAGAAAAGCTTGTTAATCCTGGCAAATTGCTTGAGTTCTACCAGCAACTCCTATGCCTCCCAAGAGCTTCAACGAATGCTGAACTGATTTTACAAGGCGTTCAGCATGACGAGCAGAAAGGCAAGTAG